One segment of Indicator indicator isolate 239-I01 chromosome 23, UM_Iind_1.1, whole genome shotgun sequence DNA contains the following:
- the NKX3-2 gene encoding homeobox protein Nkx-3.2: MAVRGGNALTPFSIQAILNKKEERARHAAGRPPPPGAAGGWRLCGAAEGPPLPSPAATAARAPRTAASWDSDSALSEDPEGERRSEEEGAVGSARPAEAVDGGRPAAAEEAQPPEAAERDCAGLSDSEMSAAVSDRSPPQEEDGAGKCGSLLPGEEETAAPKPRKKRSRAAFSHAQVFELERRFNHQRYLSGPERADLAASLKLTETQVKIWFQNRRYKTKRRQMAADLLAAAPAAKKVAVKVLVRDDQRQYHPGEVLRPPSLLSLQPSYYYPYYCLPGWALSTCAAAAGTQ, from the exons ATGGCCGTCCGCGGCGGCAACGCCCTGACGCCTTTCTCCATCCAGGCCATCCTCAACAAGAAAGAGGAACGCGCCCGCCACGCGGCGGGACGGCCGCCACCGCCGGGAGCGGCCGGCGGATGGCGGCTGTGCGGCGCCGCCGAAGGGCCGCCGCTTCCCTCGCCAGCTGCCACCGCTGCCCGCGCTCCGCGGACGGCGGCCAGCTGGGACTCGGACTCGGCGCTGAGCGAAGACCCCGAGGGCGAGCGGCGCTCCGAGGAGGAGGGCGCCGTTGGCAGCGCCCGCCCCGCTGAAGCCGTGGACGGGGGGCGACCGGCGGCGGCGGAGGAAGCACAACCCCCGGAGGCGGCAGAGCGGGACTGCGCCGGGCTCAGTGACAGCGAGATGTCGGCTGCCGTCTCAG ATCGCAGCCCGCCGCAGGAAGAGGATGGAGCGGGCAAGTGCGGCAGTCTGCTGCCGGGGGAGGAGGAGACGGCGGCGCCGAAGCCGCGGAAGAAGCGCTCCCGCGCAGCCTTTTCCCACGCGCAGGTCTTCGAGCTGGAGCGGCGCTTCAACCACCAGCGGTACCTGTCGGGACCCGAGCGGGCCGACCTGGCCGCCTCTCTGAAACTCACCGAGACGCAGGTGAAGATCTGGTTCCAGAACCGGCGCTACAAGACGAAGCGGCGGCAAATGGCCGCAGACCTCCTGGCCGCTGCCCCCGCCGCCAAGAAGGTGGCCGTCAAGGTGCTGGTGCGTGACGACCAGAGACAGTACCACCCCGGCGAGGTGCTGCGGCCACCCTCGCTGCTCTCCCTCCAGCCCTCCTACTACTACCCCTACTACTGCTTGCCCGGGTGGGCTCTGTCCACCTGTGCTGCAGCCGCTGGCACCCAGTGA